One window of the Diospyros lotus cultivar Yz01 chromosome 12, ASM1463336v1, whole genome shotgun sequence genome contains the following:
- the LOC127813877 gene encoding expansin-like B1, whose translation MAGFASKSYFLLYIMAVLNAVQCHGSKDNDTTSRATYYSTSDGLGTPTGACGYGEYGRTVYSGNVGGVSNLYRNGLGCGACYQVKCKIPGLCTVDGVQVVATDYGAGDNTDFILSKHAFAAMARPKADSKLFAYGVVPVDYVRVPCSYPGRTLAVMINKQSRFPDYLAIVLVYQAGKCDITAVQLWQAEYQQWKDLRKVYGAVWDMPNPPSGGLSLRVQVCGQRWVYLGKAIPKKWMPGAIYETGVKLA comes from the exons ATGGCGGGTTTTGCATCCAAAAGCTACTTTCTTCTTTACATAATGGCTGTTTTGAATGCAGTGCAGTGTCATGGCAGCAAGGACAACGATACAACCTCTAGAGCAACTTACTACAGCACCTCTGATGGATTGGGCACTCCAA CTGGAGCTTGTGGGTATGGTGAATATGGAAGAACTGTCTACAGTGGCAATGTGGGAGGGGTCTCTAACCTTTACAGGAATGGGCTAGGCTGTGGCGCTTGCTATCAG gTGAAGTGCAAGATCCCAGGGCTTTGCACTGTAGATGGAGTGCAGGTGGTGGCAACAGACTATGGCGCAGGAGACAACACAGACTTCATCCTCAGCAAGCACGCCTTCGCCGCCATGGCTAGACCCAAAGCAGACTCCAAGCTGTTTGCTTATGGCGTTGTTCCCGTAGATTACGTGAGAGTTCCTTGCAGCTATCCAGGCCGTACCCTAGCAGTGATGATCAATAAGCAGAGCAGGTTTCCTGATTACCTAGCCATAGTCTTGGTTTACCAAGCTGGAAAATGTGACATTACGGCTGTTCAACTTTGGCAA gCTGAGTATCAGCAATGGAAGGACTTGAGGAAGGTGTATGGTGCAGTATGGGACATGCCTAATCCTCCAAGCGGCGGGCTTAGCCTGAGAGTCCAAGTTTGTGGTCAGAGATGGGTGTACCTGGGCAAAGCCATTCCTAAGAAATGGATGCCTGGGGCCATCTATGAAACCGGCGTTAAGCTTGCTTAA
- the LOC127787483 gene encoding uncharacterized protein LOC127787483 — MKAPSDKRNRSKYCRFHRDHGHDTEECHQLKEEIQELINRGFLRSYVAKTGDSRGRKDRRSRSRSPPKRDLTEDRNRAQRERSHRGEDDHPHPPIFHTLAAREVPVMKDEKSSAVRLKRSRNVDPISFSDSDLPGYPTRNDPLVITAELGKWELRRILIDPGSSSEILYRQAFLGMGYEMTQLRAARVPLVGFDGEAVYSEGIIQLPLTVGEVPELLELC, encoded by the coding sequence ATGAAGGCACCATCCGACAAAAGGAACAGAAGTAAATATTGCCGATTTCATCGAGATCATGGTCATGACACTGAGGAATGTCAccaattaaaggaggagattcAGGAACTTATCAATCGGGGTTTCCTGAGGAGCTACGTGGCTAAAACAGGTGATTCTCGGGGGAGAAAAGATCGACGGTCGCGATCGAGAAGCCCCCCCAAGAGGGACCTCACGGAGGATCGAAATCGGGCCCAGCGGGAGAGATCGCATCGAGGAGAAGACGATCATCCTCATCCTCCGATATTCCATACACTCGCAGCAAGGGAGGTCCCAGTCATGAAGGATGAAAAAAGTAGTGCGGTCCGGCTGAAAAGATCGAGGAATgtggatccaatctctttttcagatagcGACCTCCCGGGATACCCGACTCGAAATGACCCACTGGTGATAACAGCTGAACTCGGGAAGTGGGAACTTCGGCGGATCCTCATAGATCCAGGAAGCTCTTCAGAAATCTTGTATCGgcaagccttcttaggcatggggtaCGAAATGACACAGTTGAGGGCAGCGAGGGTCCCCTTGGTGGGATTCGATGGTGAAGCCGTATACTCAGAAGGGATCATTCAGCTCCCATTGACGGTAGGAGAGGTTCCTGAACTTCTCGAGTTATGCTAG
- the LOC127787270 gene encoding expansin-like B1 — MGFAPRSYFVFCMMILILPAVLCSSNKDAYVSSRATYYSTPDGLGTPTGACGYGEYGRTVYNGNVGGVSKLYRNGLGCGACYEVRCKIPQLCKATGVKVVATDYGEGDNTDFILSKHAFEAMAKPGSASKLFAYGVVAVDYKRVPCDYPNHNLAVKVHEQGRFPDYLAILFVYQAGKNDITAVQLWQAEYRQWKDTRKVYGAVWDMPNPPSGALSLRVQLNGGQNWVYLDKAIPKKWKTGHIYETGVKLA, encoded by the exons ATGGGTTTTGCACCCAGAAGCTACTTTGTTTTTTGTATGATGATTCTAATTCTGCCCGCAGTACTTTGTTCTAGCAACAAGGACGCGTATGTGTCCTCAAGAGCAACTTACTACAGCACCCCCGATGGCTTGGGCACTCCAA CTGGAGCTTGTGGGTATGGTGAATATGGAAGAACTGTCTACAATGGCAATGTGGGAGGGGTCTCTAAGCTTTACAGGAATGGACTAGGCTGTGGCGCTTGCTATGAG GTAAGGTGCAAGATCCCACAGCTTTGCAAAGCAACAGGAGTGAAGGTGGTGGCAACAGATTATGGTGAAGGAGACAACACAGACTTCATCCTCAGCAAGCACGCCTTCGAGGCAATGGCCAAACCTGGGTCCGCCTCCAAGCTATTTGCTTATGGCGTTGTTGCCGTAGATTACAAGAGAGTCCCTTGCGACTACCCGAATCACAACCTAGCAGTCAAGGTCCATGAGCAGGGCAGGTTCCCGGATTACCTAGCCATCCTCTTTGTGTACCAAGCTGGCAAAAATGACATTACTGCTGTTCAACTTTGGCAG gctgaATATCGGCAATGGAAGGACACGAGGAAGGTGTATGGTGCAGTATGGGACATGCCTAATCCTCCAAGCGGCGCGCTTAGCCTGAGAGTCCAATTGAATGGAGGTCAGAATTGGGTGTACCTGGACAAAGCCATTCCTAAGAAATGGAAGACTGGGCACATCTATGAAACCGGCGTGAAGCTTGCTTAA